CGCCCGCGTCGACGCCGACGGAGCGCAGCAGCCGGTCGACGACCGAGTCGTCGCTGAACACCACCTTCCACACGATGGCGACGCTGACGCTGCCGCCGATCAGCGACGGCCCGTAGAAGGCCGCGCGGTAGAAGCCCTGCCCGCGCCGCCGGTTGTCCAGCAGCAGGGCGACGGCGAGCGCGGCGGCCAGCTTCAGCGGCACGGCGAGCGCCACGTACAGCGCGGTGACGCCCAGCGAGTTCAGCCAGCGGGCGTCGGAGAACATCCGCGCGTAGTTGTCCAGGCCGATCCAGCGCGGTGCGCCGAACAGGTCGTAGTCGGTGAACGACAGGTACAGCGACGTCAGCATCGGGCCCAGGGTGAGCACGACGACGCCCAGCACCCAGGGCGACAGGAACAGGTAGGCGGCCCGGCCGTCACCGGGGAGGCGCGCGGGTGTGCGCGGCTTCCCGGCGGGGTTGTCGGTGGGGCGGTCCGGGGCGAGCGCCACCCCCGTCACGGCTCGAGGGTTTCGTCGGCCTCGGTGAAGAACCGGTCGACCGCCTCGTCCACGGTGATCCGGTCGTACTGGAGTTCCTCGGTGATCCGGATGAACGCCTGCTCCAGGGTGCCCGCGCCCTTCGG
This region of Saccharothrix longispora genomic DNA includes:
- a CDS encoding carbohydrate ABC transporter permease → MTGVALAPDRPTDNPAGKPRTPARLPGDGRAAYLFLSPWVLGVVVLTLGPMLTSLYLSFTDYDLFGAPRWIGLDNYARMFSDARWLNSLGVTALYVALAVPLKLAAALAVALLLDNRRRGQGFYRAAFYGPSLIGGSVSVAIVWKVVFSDDSVVDRLLRSVGVDAGGWAGNPDFSVPMLVLLAVWQLGAPMVIFLAGLKQVPRDLYEAAEVDGAGRWRRFASITLPMISPVVFFNLVLEVINAFQVFTSAYVVGGPNGQPAGSTLFYTVYLFDRGFGDYRMGYASAMAWMLLLGVGLVTVFLFRTARGWVHYAGDAR